The following proteins come from a genomic window of Salvia hispanica cultivar TCC Black 2014 chromosome 4, UniMelb_Shisp_WGS_1.0, whole genome shotgun sequence:
- the LOC125218020 gene encoding probable 1-deoxy-D-xylulose-5-phosphate synthase, chloroplastic isoform X1, whose protein sequence is MALCPFAFSGNLSKGVVAADAQKHTNFSSQWIHGADLPFHPFCKNNHQVRKNTTGICATLSERGEYFSQKPPTPLLDTINYPIHMKNLSTKELQQLADELRSDVIFNVSKTGGHLGSSLGVIELTVALHYVFNAPQDRILWDVGHQAYPHKILTGRRDKMPSLRQTGGLSGFTKRSESDYDCFGAGHSSTTISAGLGMAVGRDLKGRKNNVVAVIGDGAMTAGQAYEAMNNAGYLDSDMIVILNDNKQVSLPTANLDGPTAPVGALSSALSRLQSNRPLRELREVAKGVTKQIGGPMHEIAAKVDEYARGMISGSGSTLFEELGLYYIGPVDGHNLDDLTAILKEVKSTKTTGPVLIHVVTEKGRGYPYAEKAADKYHGVTKFDPATGKQFKSSAPTQSYTTYFAEALIAEAEADKDIVAIHAAMGGGTGLNLFQRRFPTRCFDVGIAEQHAVTFAAGLACEGIKPFCAIYSSFLQRAYDQVVHDVDLQKLPVRFAMDRAGLVGADGPTHCGAFDVTFMACLPNMVVMAPSDEAELFHMVATAAAIDDRPSCFRYPRGNGLGVELPPGNKGKPLEIGKGRILIEGERVALLGYGSAVQSCIAAAALVETRGLQLTVADARFCKPLDHALIRSLAKSHEVLITVEEGSIGGFGSHVAQFMALDGLLDGNLKWRPLVLPDRYIDHGAPVDQQMEAGLTPAHIAATVFNILGKAREALEIMS, encoded by the exons aTGGCTTTATGCCCATTTGCATTTTCTGGGAATCTGAGCAAAGGAGTAGTTGCTGCAGATGCTCAAAAGCACACTAATTTCTCTTCTCAGTGGATACATGGAGCAGATCTACCCTTTCACCCCTTCTGCAAGAACAACCACCAG GTTAGGAAAAACACAACAGGAATTTGTGCAACACTGTCTGAAAGAGGGGAATACTTCTCACAAAAGCCTCCAACTCCCCTTTTAGACACCATCAACTATCCAATTCACATGAAAAACCTCTCCACTAAG GAACTCCAACAACTGGCTGATGAACTCCGGTCCGACGTGATCTTCAACGTGTCCAAGACTGGGGGTCATCTGGGATCAAGCCTAGGTGTGATTGAGTTAACCGTGGCTCTTCATTATGTGTTCAATGCACCTCAAGATCGAATTCTGTGGGATGTTGGCCACCAG GCTTATCCACACAAGATTCTGACTGGAAGAAGAGATAAGATGCCAAGTTTAAGGCAGACTGGTGGTCTCTCTGGTTTCACGAAGCGGTCTGAGAGTGACTACGACTGTTTTGGCGCCGGTCACAGTTCCACAACTATCTCTGCGGGATTAG GAATGGCTGTGGGGAGGGATCTGAAAGGAAGGAAAAACAACGTGGTGGCTGTGATAGGTGATGGGGCCATGACAGCTGGTCAGGCCTATGAAGCAATGAACAACGCTGGGTACCTGGACTCGGACATGATCGTTATTCTCAATGACAACAAGCAAGTTTCTTTACCCACTGCTAATCTGGACGGACCAACAGCTCCTGTGGGAGCCTTGAGCAGTGCTTTGAGTAGGTTGCAGTCTAACCGGCCACTCAGAGAGCTAAGGGAAGTTGCTAAG GGAGTTACAAAGCAGATCGGAGGGCCTATGCACGAGATTGCTGCAAAAGTTGATGAGTACGCTCGTGGGATGATCAGTGGTTCTGGATCAACACTCTTTGAAGAGCTCGGGCTTTACTACATCGGTCCAGTTGATGGTCACAATCTTGATGACCTGACGGCAATTCTTAAAGAGGTCAAGAGTACAAAAACGACAGGTCCAGTGTTGATCCATGTTGTGACTGAGAAAGGAAGGGGATATCCTTATGCAGAGAAAGCTGCAGATAAATACCATG GAGTGACCAAGTTCGATCCAGCAACCGGGAAGCAGTTTAAATCAAGTGCTCCAACTCAGTCGTACACAACCTACTTCGCTGAGGCTCTGATTGCAGAAGCTGAAGCAGACAAGGATATCGTAGCAATCCATGCAGCCATGGGTGGCGGGACGGGTTTGAACCTCTTCCAACGCCGTTTCCCAACAAGGTGTTTCGATGTTGGGATAGCAGAACAACATGCTGTAACTTTTGCTGCGGGTTTGGCCTGTGAAGGGATCAAACCCTTTTGTGCAATCTACTCATCCTTCTTGCAACGAGCCTACGACCAGGTAGTTCACGACGTCGATTTGCAGAAGCTGCCTGTTAGGTTTGCTATGGATAGAGCTGGCTTAGTGGGGGCAGATGGCCCGACACATTGTGGGGCTTTTGATGTTACTTTCATGGCATGCCTTCCCAACATGGTGGTGATGGCTCCTTCCGATGAGGCCGAATTGTTTCACATGGTTGCAACTGCTGCAGCAATAGATGACAGACCAAGTTGCTTCCGTTATCCAAGAGGTAATGGTTTAGGTGTCGAGCTGCCGCCTGGAAACAAGGGCAAACCCCTTGAG ATCGGAAAGGGCCGCATACTAATTGAAGGAGAGAGGGTGGCTCTCTTGGGTTATGGATCAGCAGTTCAGAGCTGTATTGCTGCAGCTGCCTTGGTAGAAACCCGTGGTTTACAGTTGACAGTGGCCGATGCTCGTTTCTGTAAGCCATTAGATCACGCTCTTATACGAAGCTTGGCCAAATCACACGAGGTCTTGATCACAGTGGAAGAAGGGTCTATTGGTGGTTTTGGATCTCATGTAGCTCAGTTCATGGCTCTGGATGGGCTCCTTGACGGAAACTTAAAG TGGAGACCATTGGTTCTTCCCGATCGATACATTGATCACGGAGCCCCGGTGGATCAACAGATGGAAGCAGGGCTCACACCTGCTCACATTGCAGCGACTGTCTTCAATATTCTAGGGAAAGCTAGGGAGGCTCTGGAGATTATGTCGTAG